Genomic window (Anaerohalosphaeraceae bacterium):
GAATCCCCCCGACCCGGGTTGCCACCACAGGTAGACCAAGTGCCTGCGCTTCTATTATGGAAAGCCCGAAGGCCTCTGAAATGCTGGGGTGAATAAAAATGTCACTCTCCATCAGATATTGAAGAACCCTCTCATGAGAGGCAGGTCCACAAAACTCTACAATTTCTGACAGCGACAACTGTTCAGCCAACTCGCGGAGAACACCTTCCAACGGCCCCCCTCCTACAATTCGGTACCGGAACTTTATACCAGGATTTTTCTCCTGGAATATTTTTATAGCCTGCAAAGCATATTGATGCCCCTTTTCTTCCACAAGTCTGCCAACAGAAAGCAGGATAAGTTTTTCTGGCTTTTTGCGAGATTCTCCGGACGGTGGGCAGAACACCGTCAAATCCACCCCAACCGGATGAACCCTAATTTTTTCAGGAAAAGCCCCAAACTCCTGTAAAAGATGAGAGGTAAATCGTGAATTCGCCAACAATAAATCTCCATTTTCAAACAAAGAATGGTATATCTGCCCCCCCTTTTCCAACCCCAACCGAACATCATACCCATGGAACATCGTCACAAGTTTTAAAGATGGAAGAGATTCCTTCAATAAACTCCCAATAATCCCATTGGTACCATAGTGACAAAACAAGATGTCCACAGGATGTCTGCACAATTCCACAAGATAATATAACACCTTCAGCGATAGTCCGTTTCGGCGCAATAAATATAGTTTCAGGAATCGAAGCATCGGGCCGGGATAATAAGGAAAATTAGCCAGCCAAATCACAAACGCCTTTAACAGACATGCCGCCTTCTTTTTCGGTATCGGAGGAAGAAAAAAGGCTCTCTCCAGAAGATGATACCTTTTGACATCTGAATGAACCATTAAATCCTGCGACATTCTCTCCGCCAGAATCAGAACCTCATGACCCTGTTCCAGAAGGCCGCCGATCTGACTGAGAATAAATGTTTCAGATAAAGACGGGAAAACATCTGTCATAATAGCTATTTTCACAGAAGCATCCTCTTTTGTACGATCTGATTTAGAGCGTTTTTGAAAGAGAAATAAAGGCTGAAAACTATTGCAGCCGCCCGGGGCCATTTCCGTCTGCACCACACCTCTTTTCTCAGTCGGGCAGGCAAAAAAACATCCAGCTCTGCAGGAATTTCATGCAAATCTGATATCGGATTGTTTTGCAAAAGCCGGCGAATGCAGTTTTCCAGCATCTTACAGGCACAAGGCATAAACTTCTCAAGCCGTCCGTGCTGAGCAGAAAGAGCCAAATGCTTCAAAACCAAACTACATCGTGGCTGGATTTGCCTCTTGTGCTCCTCCGTGAGACTTCCCGGATATCCCGCATAATACAGAACCAAGGGGTTGGAAAGATAACCAATTTGAGGATGACGATAGGAAATCCGAAAAAATAAGTCGGTATCTTCTGCCCAAAAACGGTTTGTTTCAAAAAGACCAACCTCCAGCAAAACACGCCGCCGAATAATCATCGAGGAAGTCAGAGCATGTCCAATCTGAGCATAGACATCTAAATAATCATCAAAATACTCCCTATTTTTCAGCAAAAAAGAGGTTTTCTTGTCCTCAAACCCCGTTTGTCGTTTTTCCATACCGTAAAAACAAAGCCAATAATTACTGAAAGTCCAAAGCAGATCGGGGTTTCGACTCAAATGGTTAACCTGACACTCCAGCTTTTCCGGAAGCCACTCGTCATCGGCATCCAAAAAAGCTACCCATTCCCCCTGCTGAGCCGACAGAATACCCAAATTGCGGGCATTCGAAGGACCGTTATTCAATTCATACAAATACCTGACTTTCGGTTCATACTGCCGCACCTTCTCCGCTGTGCGGTCAGTTGAACCGTCATCGACCACGATAATCTCCTCCGGCGGCCGCGTCTGACGCAGAACGCTTTCAATCGCCCGCTCAATCGTAGCCTCTGCGTTATATGCCGGAATCACCACACTGACCGAAAAAGACTGTTTTGGGCTCATCATCTCTGTCGTCGGCAATTTTGCAGAGCTTCTGAATAGATTCTCACCAGTTTGTCATTCAACCTATCCACGTCATACCGCTCTTCCACATACTTCCGCCCCTCCTGTCCCATCTGCATCCTCTTTTGCGGGTCCTGCAGCAGTTCCGCCATAGCCCTGGCCGCCGCTTCCGCATCGCCGACAGGCACCAGGATGGCCGACCGCCCCGGAAGGACCGCTTCCGGAATCCCCCCCACATTTGTCGCTACAATGGGCACGCCGGCTGCCTGCGCCTCCAGAAGAACTACTCCCAGCCATTCATCCCGGCTGGTCAATAAGAAGACGTCTGCCTGATGCAATCGCTCCAGCACCCCCTTTTGTTCCAAGGCCCCCTCAAACACTATCCTGTTTTTGATTCCGAGTGCCTCGGCCAATTCCTCCACTTGAGCACGCAACGGCCCATCGCCAACCAAATGATACACAACTTGTTCAGAAGAAATCTTCTCGATCAGACGCTGTATCGCCCGCAGAGCCACGTCTGGTCTTTTCTGCTCACAAAGCCGGCAGACCGTCAGAACGCGAAAAATCCCGTCTGACCGAGCCGGCAGTCCGTCGCGAAAAGCAAATCTGGCCGGCTCAATTCCGACATAATGAACGCAAAGACGCTCCGCAGGTGCCCCCTGCTCCAGAAGCCGCTGTCGGGTAAATTCTGAATTCGCCAATATTTTGTCAGCATACGCGAACAGCTGCCGATAGTACTCCGGCCCCCCCTCCAACCCCAAAAGCAAATCATGCCCGTGAAACATCGTTAAAAAAGCTGTCTTCGGCTGGATGATCTTCAACGGCCAGTAAAAGGTGCCGTTGTTCCCGAAATGCACATGAATCACATCCGGCCCAAAAGACAAAATCGGCAGTGAATGAAAAAAAAGAAGATAGGAAAAGGGCTCCTGGCGGCTCAGCAGATACCGAAGCACTCGAAACAGAACCACCGGATGTGTGAACAAAAACCGCAGCAGCCAGCCGACGGCCTTCAGGCGGCAGATCCATTTGGACGCTGGAACCGCCGGCAAATACACCGTCCGGTCCAAAAGTCTATATTCAGTCACCTCAGGATGAAACACTTTCTCCTGGGGGTGAAACCGGCTGAAAATTCGTACCGTATGCCCCCGTTTCAGAAGCCCGGTAATCTGATTGAGAATAAACGTCTCAGAAAGTTTGGGAAACGTGCTGACAATGACGGCAATTCTCATAAGCTTCAAAACCTGTCTATCATAAATACCCAAGCTCCTCCAGCCTCTTTTTTACTTTTTCAGCTTCCTGCGGGGAATAGACCTCTTGCTCCCCCTTTGGTTCCATTGGCTCTTCCTGTATCCGCTGAATCGGATTCCTCTGCAAAAAAGACGGCTCAAACCACTCTTGCCGCACCTGACCATCCATATCAGAGGGAATCGGCACCCCCATATAAGCCAGTAAAGTGGGGGCGATATCCAGCAGATTCGCCTGTCCTCCGCCGCTGCGGATAAGCCCCTCTCCGGCGGCGACAAAAAAACCATCCGGATGATGCTTGCCCAGGTGAAAATCCGTTTTCAGCCGCACCGGCTCAAACAGTGTTTTTTCATATTGATATCCGCCTGTAATGGAATATCCCGAACAAGGACAAACCACCAAATCAGGCATCTGGTCCAGATAAGCCCCCTGAAACACTTCTTCTTTACGATAGACTTTCTCAATTACTTTTCCGCCTGTCGCCGGATCATTTACCTCCAGAAGCTTTTCAACAACAGTTTTGCAAATCATTTCTTTTTTCAGCGGGTCGTTTTCCAAAACAAACAAGAACCCTTCATTGCAATAACCGGTGGCATACACTCTTGAGCAATCCCAATCCACACAGACAGGCCGGGGATAAAATCTGGAGAGAACCTTGCGATGCCAAATCGGAGGCAGCAAAAATCCGAGAATCCTCCCCAATCGAATACGCTGAGCCAATTCGCTCACCGGAAGCCCCAGAATCCGAGCCGAACAGATGCGCAGATATCCCTGCTGAACCAGCCAGTTCCCCATGTTAAAACGCATTCGATGCCGAGTAAAACCATGATCGGAAAGAAGAAACACACCTCCCCGGTCAAGTTGGCTCGGATAAAACTCTTGAACAATCTCCGCAATACTCGAATCCAAAATGCGATAATACTTTTCAAAAACATATTGTTGTAGGCTCGGATCATACTCCGGACAATCCGGGGAGATAAAATGCCACAAGCCATGCTGTATTACATCGCTGGATTGGAAATGCACCATCATTACATCCGGGTTCCGGCTTCGGATAATAAACTTTGCTGCCCGAGTTCGTACCCAAACAGTTTGTGCCATCTGGTTAACAAAATTATGAATCGTCTTTTGTGTAATTTTTTCCTTCTGAAGTTTCTTAAAAGTCAGGATATCATAATCCGGAACCGCCTGAAGAAGTTCCTGCTTGAAATCGGCCGGATAGGTAAAATCCGAATCCAGCGAAGGGGTCAGAAGTCCGCTGACTACCACGCCCCGAATCGGACGCGGCGGATACGTCATCGGCACATTCAAAACACCGCAGGTCAACCCCGCTTCACTGAATCGCTGCCAAATCGTCTTCCCTAAATACTGAGAATTGACGGGATATTCTTTTCGTTCTTTTGCGGACCAGCAGTAAAAATCATAGACTCCGCTGGCTCCCGGATTTTTTCCTGTCTGAAAAGCCCCCCAGGCCGCCGGTGTAATGGCAGGAATGGTGGATTTCAATACTCCCCAGACCCCCCTGTCACGGATACTTTTTAAAAAAGGCATACATCCAGCCTGAATGGCCGGTTCGAGAACAGTCCACGTCCCGCCGTCA
Coding sequences:
- a CDS encoding glycosyltransferase — its product is MVQTEMAPGGCNSFQPLFLFQKRSKSDRTKEDASVKIAIMTDVFPSLSETFILSQIGGLLEQGHEVLILAERMSQDLMVHSDVKRYHLLERAFFLPPIPKKKAACLLKAFVIWLANFPYYPGPMLRFLKLYLLRRNGLSLKVLYYLVELCRHPVDILFCHYGTNGIIGSLLKESLPSLKLVTMFHGYDVRLGLEKGGQIYHSLFENGDLLLANSRFTSHLLQEFGAFPEKIRVHPVGVDLTVFCPPSGESRKKPEKLILLSVGRLVEEKGHQYALQAIKIFQEKNPGIKFRYRIVGGGPLEGVLRELAEQLSLSEIVEFCGPASHERVLQYLMESDIFIHPSISEAFGLSIIEAQALGLPVVATRVGGIPEAVLDEQTGYLVPERDSRALAEKIQYLAEHPEIRREMGRRGREYVRNNYDIRELNRRLEDIFLEMLSDERDLSETIF
- a CDS encoding glycosyltransferase family A protein is translated as MPTTEMMSPKQSFSVSVVIPAYNAEATIERAIESVLRQTRPPEEIIVVDDGSTDRTAEKVRQYEPKVRYLYELNNGPSNARNLGILSAQQGEWVAFLDADDEWLPEKLECQVNHLSRNPDLLWTFSNYWLCFYGMEKRQTGFEDKKTSFLLKNREYFDDYLDVYAQIGHALTSSMIIRRRVLLEVGLFETNRFWAEDTDLFFRISYRHPQIGYLSNPLVLYYAGYPGSLTEEHKRQIQPRCSLVLKHLALSAQHGRLEKFMPCACKMLENCIRRLLQNNPISDLHEIPAELDVFLPARLRKEVWCRRKWPRAAAIVFSLYFSFKNALNQIVQKRMLL
- a CDS encoding glycosyltransferase → MRIAVIVSTFPKLSETFILNQITGLLKRGHTVRIFSRFHPQEKVFHPEVTEYRLLDRTVYLPAVPASKWICRLKAVGWLLRFLFTHPVVLFRVLRYLLSRQEPFSYLLFFHSLPILSFGPDVIHVHFGNNGTFYWPLKIIQPKTAFLTMFHGHDLLLGLEGGPEYYRQLFAYADKILANSEFTRQRLLEQGAPAERLCVHYVGIEPARFAFRDGLPARSDGIFRVLTVCRLCEQKRPDVALRAIQRLIEKISSEQVVYHLVGDGPLRAQVEELAEALGIKNRIVFEGALEQKGVLERLHQADVFLLTSRDEWLGVVLLEAQAAGVPIVATNVGGIPEAVLPGRSAILVPVGDAEAAARAMAELLQDPQKRMQMGQEGRKYVEERYDVDRLNDKLVRIYSEALQNCRRQR
- a CDS encoding alkaline phosphatase family protein; protein product: MHRSLLLIGIDGGTWTVLEPAIQAGCMPFLKSIRDRGVWGVLKSTIPAITPAAWGAFQTGKNPGASGVYDFYCWSAKERKEYPVNSQYLGKTIWQRFSEAGLTCGVLNVPMTYPPRPIRGVVVSGLLTPSLDSDFTYPADFKQELLQAVPDYDILTFKKLQKEKITQKTIHNFVNQMAQTVWVRTRAAKFIIRSRNPDVMMVHFQSSDVIQHGLWHFISPDCPEYDPSLQQYVFEKYYRILDSSIAEIVQEFYPSQLDRGGVFLLSDHGFTRHRMRFNMGNWLVQQGYLRICSARILGLPVSELAQRIRLGRILGFLLPPIWHRKVLSRFYPRPVCVDWDCSRVYATGYCNEGFLFVLENDPLKKEMICKTVVEKLLEVNDPATGGKVIEKVYRKEEVFQGAYLDQMPDLVVCPCSGYSITGGYQYEKTLFEPVRLKTDFHLGKHHPDGFFVAAGEGLIRSGGGQANLLDIAPTLLAYMGVPIPSDMDGQVRQEWFEPSFLQRNPIQRIQEEPMEPKGEQEVYSPQEAEKVKKRLEELGYL